TACCTTGCCCGGCCTGTAGTTAATAAGGTAGCCGTATAAAACTGCCTGGGCTTGCTTCGGCCTAAGGTTGCCGGTCGTTAAAATGACAGAACCGGCGCCTTGGCGGGCAGGCTAGGCAGGTTTTTATTGCAAGGAGATAAGCCTTGCATCTATGGAGTATTGTGAAGACTGGCGGTATGCGGTTATGAGTGCAATTTACGGTATCTTCCATTATGACGGATGCCCGGTGGAGGCGAACGTCGGAGCGGCGATGCAGGAAAAAATGGCGGTTTTCCCTGCGGATGCATGTAAAACATTCTTGGATAAAGATGTTTTTTTAGGCTGCCGGGCGCAGTTTATTACGCCTGAATCGTTATGCGAAGTGCTGCCTTATCAGGACCTGCCAAACCGGATGACTATTACGGCTGATGCCATCATCGACAACCGGATGTCTTTGTTAGCGGCGATGGGAATTGCGGCGGATCAGGGGGCTAGAATTCCCGATAGCCTATTGATTCTGAAAGCGTATCAAAAATGGGGTCGAGAATGTCCCAAATATTTGATCGGTGATTTTGCTTTTGTCATTTGGGATGAAAGACAGCGGTGTATGTTTTGTGCCGTCGATCACGCCGGAACCAGGACGTTATATTATTACCGGGCAGCTGGTGTATTTGCTTTCTCCACACTTCTTAAGCCGTTATTCTCCCATCCGGCGATTCCGGCTCGACACGACGACATGTGGATTGGCGATTTTTTGGCGATTCCATCGGTTATGCATCAACTGGATGCAGAGTTGACGCTGTACCAGGATGTTTATCTCCTGCCAGCGGGCCATAGCTTGAGTGTGGGTGGGGACGGTTCTGTTATTAAAGAGGTATATTGGCAGGTACAGGAGCAGCCGGAATTGGTGCTTAAATCTGATGCTGAATATGAAGAAGCTTTGCGCGATGTACTGTCAGAAGCGGTGCGTTGCCGAATGCGAAGCATCCTGCCGGTGGGGGTAATGTTGAGCGGCGGATTGGATTCGCCAGCGGTCGCGGCACTGGCGGCCAAGGAACTAAAAGGGCAACGGTTGGCGGCTTTCAGCATGACGCCCATGATTGGCTATCGTGACTGGCTCCCGATCGATGGAAGCGCGATTGCTGATGAGACGCCATTTGTAGAAGCGGTGAGCCAATACATCGGCAATATTGACGTAACTTATTGCCGGGCCTCGGGCCTCCATCCGATGAGTGATACCGAGCGTCTGACTAGGATTTTGGAGCAGCCATATAAGATATTTGAAAATTTATTTTGGATTGATAATATCATTGCTGAAGCTAAACAAAAAGGGGTCGGTGTCTTGTTGCACGGTAGCGTCGGTAACATGACGATTTCTTGGGGCGAAAAGCAAAGCTATCTGGTATCTCTACTGCAGTATAGGCGATGGCGCCGTTTGCTGCGAGAAAGTTGGGTGACTTCAAGGCGATACCGGGAACCGAATAAAATGTTATACGCGTTACTCGGCGGCCTGCTGCCGGTCGGCTGCCAAAAAATACTCTCGCTGTTGCAGAGCGGAAATCATGATGCATGGGTATCGGAACTACCGCCGATTAATCCTGCATTTGCAGAGAAAATGGGCAGCCGGGAACGATTTAATCGGTTTGGCTACGATTTGTCCGGCGTCAGTCGAAAAACTTCCTTTGAGTGCCGTCAGGATCAGATGCAACCCAGTTTTTTTGCGCATGTCAGCACACTTAGTACTAAATTGCTATTGTCATACGGCATGGTGATGCGTGATCCGACGCTAGACAGACGGGTTATTGAGTTTTGTCTGCGACTGCCGGAAGATCAGTATGTGAGGAATGGACGAGAGCGGTTTTTGATTCGAAGGGCGATGAAAGGTTTGCTGCCGGACAAGGTGCGTTTGAACGAACGCGTCCGGGGAAATCAGACTGCCGATATTGCGCAGCGATTGCAGCCGGTTTGGCCAGAATTGACAACGGAAATCAGTCTGATCGGTCGACGTCCGGCTGAAAAAAAATATCTGGACATTTGCAAAATAAAACGACAATTGGAAAAACATCCGGTAATCAATGATGATGAAAGTGAAAACTCGGGCGTGCGAATGTTGATACGCAGCTTGATTTTTAGTCGCTTTTTGCAAAGTGAGGGGAAAATATGAATCTGATTGTCGACTATATCTGCGAGTTGTATCGGTTTTCCCGCGGGAAATTTTTAGCTGCGTTGAGTCTCATGATTTTATTGGGGCTATTGGAGGGGGTCGGCGTCGTGCTGATTATTCCGTTGTTGGGAGTCGCCGGAATTATTCCAGGTCTTGGTGGGCAAGTCGGATTAATGGGGGATTTGAATCGATTTTGCCTTCAACTGGGCATTGGCATAAGCTTGCCGTTGATTCTTGTGGTATATTTATTGCTCAATCTGAGTCAAAGCCTACTGCAACGCTGGCAGACGCTGTTGAATGTCGACATCCAACAATCGTTTTGCCAATTTTTGGCGGTTCGTTTGTTTCGGGCGATTGCGTATGCAAAATGGCAGCTTCTAATGACCAAGGCAAAATCAGAACTGATGCATATTATTTTCAGTGAATTGATGCAAATCGGCACTGCGGCGTTAAGCATGCTGGGATTGATTGCGTTAGTTATGGTAACGGCGGTTCAGATCATTCTGGCTCTTTGGATTGCGCCGTTGCTTACGGTTGCGGTATTGGTTGCCGCCGCTTTCCTGTTTTGGGGCATGCGGCCGTTCCTAGGAGAGTCTCGCAAACGCGGCCACGTAATCATGGAAGGAAATCGTGAACTGTTCAACGATCTGACCGAACACTTGAACGGGATAAAGGAAATTAAAAGTTACAGCATTGAAGCGGCACAAGTGGATAACTTTTCCAGGCTGTATGGGATATTGAAGGGAAATGTGATACGGTTTCAGCGGTTGCAGACTAGGACGGATATGCTGTATAAGATGGGTGCAACGGTATTCATTTCGTTGTTCTTATATATAGCTATTGACGTCTTTAAGCTACGCCCGGAAGAATTCGTTTTGATTACGGTGATTTCCTCCCGACTTTGGCCCAGATTTTCGTCGATGCAAACGAGTCTGCAAAATATTAACATGCTGCTGCCGTCGTTCAAGTCGGTAAGGGAGCTAGAGCAGCAGTGCTTGGTAAATAGCGAAAATTTGCCGAATGGAGTCGACGTAAAGCGCTTGAAATTACAGCGCGGCATTGAACTGCGTGATGTTTCATTTGCTTATGCCGGAAAAGTGAATCGCCCAGCCGTAACGGGAATTTGTGCGATGCTGCCATCTGGAACGACGACGGCTTTGGTGGGTGTGTCTGGTGCTGGAAAGAGCACTTTGGTCGACTTGCTAATCGGGTTATTGATACCGAAGCATGGCGTGGTATTGATTGATGGCAAGCCGTTGCAAGAAAACTTGAGAGCATGGCGAAACTCTATTGGTTACGTATCCCAGGATCCATTTTTAATCAATGCCAGCATCAGGGAAAATTTGAAATGGGCTTCTCCGGCAGCATCAGATGGCGAGGTGTGGGAAGCGTTAAGACTGGCTGCCGCCGACGGATTTGTAAGTGCGTTGCCGGAGGGATTGTCCACGGTTGTGGGGGATAGAGGCGTTAGGTTATCAGGTGGTGAACGTCAACGAATTGTTCTGGCCAGAGCGCTACTCCGAAAACCGGCTATTCTCATTTTGGACGAGGCGACCAGTGCATTGGATTCGGAAAATGAAAAAAGGATACAGCAGGCTATCGAGGGGCTGCAGGGGAAAATGACGATTGTCGTGATTGCGCATCGCATATCGACGATTCGAAATGCCGATCAAATCTTTGTTGTTGAACAGGGCAGGATCGTTGAACAAGGAAATTATCAGTCGCTAACGAAAGACGGTTCCAGTCGGTTCTATAGTTTGGCCAGCCTGTATAACGCCAGCAGTGATGTCGGTTAAATGGAAAATCGGAAGGAGAAAGGAATGAAAAAATCGGCTGTTGCATTGTTGTCTGTTTTATTGTTAACTCTGTATAGTACGCCGACTTCTCAAGCAGCTACGATTAATTATTATTATTCGGAGCATTGTGAAAACTGTAAGGCCTTCGCTCCCTATTGGGAAAAATTTGTTGCAGAAAAGAGCGGAGAACATCAGTTTGAGAAAAAACAGACCGATGCTTCGGTTGAAAATAAGAATGAACTGCTGAATCGTAATATGCAATATCGAGGCATTGCGCATACTGAAATTCCCGCTATTTTAGTAACCGACAATCAGGCGGGCGAAGACGTGTTGCTGATCGGTCTGGAGGAAATCAATCTGCTGCCGGAAATAC
This DNA window, taken from Azotosporobacter soli, encodes the following:
- a CDS encoding asparagine synthase-related protein translates to MSAIYGIFHYDGCPVEANVGAAMQEKMAVFPADACKTFLDKDVFLGCRAQFITPESLCEVLPYQDLPNRMTITADAIIDNRMSLLAAMGIAADQGARIPDSLLILKAYQKWGRECPKYLIGDFAFVIWDERQRCMFCAVDHAGTRTLYYYRAAGVFAFSTLLKPLFSHPAIPARHDDMWIGDFLAIPSVMHQLDAELTLYQDVYLLPAGHSLSVGGDGSVIKEVYWQVQEQPELVLKSDAEYEEALRDVLSEAVRCRMRSILPVGVMLSGGLDSPAVAALAAKELKGQRLAAFSMTPMIGYRDWLPIDGSAIADETPFVEAVSQYIGNIDVTYCRASGLHPMSDTERLTRILEQPYKIFENLFWIDNIIAEAKQKGVGVLLHGSVGNMTISWGEKQSYLVSLLQYRRWRRLLRESWVTSRRYREPNKMLYALLGGLLPVGCQKILSLLQSGNHDAWVSELPPINPAFAEKMGSRERFNRFGYDLSGVSRKTSFECRQDQMQPSFFAHVSTLSTKLLLSYGMVMRDPTLDRRVIEFCLRLPEDQYVRNGRERFLIRRAMKGLLPDKVRLNERVRGNQTADIAQRLQPVWPELTTEISLIGRRPAEKKYLDICKIKRQLEKHPVINDDESENSGVRMLIRSLIFSRFLQSEGKI
- a CDS encoding ABC transporter ATP-binding protein; this translates as MNLIVDYICELYRFSRGKFLAALSLMILLGLLEGVGVVLIIPLLGVAGIIPGLGGQVGLMGDLNRFCLQLGIGISLPLILVVYLLLNLSQSLLQRWQTLLNVDIQQSFCQFLAVRLFRAIAYAKWQLLMTKAKSELMHIIFSELMQIGTAALSMLGLIALVMVTAVQIILALWIAPLLTVAVLVAAAFLFWGMRPFLGESRKRGHVIMEGNRELFNDLTEHLNGIKEIKSYSIEAAQVDNFSRLYGILKGNVIRFQRLQTRTDMLYKMGATVFISLFLYIAIDVFKLRPEEFVLITVISSRLWPRFSSMQTSLQNINMLLPSFKSVRELEQQCLVNSENLPNGVDVKRLKLQRGIELRDVSFAYAGKVNRPAVTGICAMLPSGTTTALVGVSGAGKSTLVDLLIGLLIPKHGVVLIDGKPLQENLRAWRNSIGYVSQDPFLINASIRENLKWASPAASDGEVWEALRLAAADGFVSALPEGLSTVVGDRGVRLSGGERQRIVLARALLRKPAILILDEATSALDSENEKRIQQAIEGLQGKMTIVVIAHRISTIRNADQIFVVEQGRIVEQGNYQSLTKDGSSRFYSLASLYNASSDVG